Proteins encoded in a region of the Tindallia magadiensis genome:
- the rpoB gene encoding DNA-directed RNA polymerase subunit beta: MPHPVKIGNKERMSYSRIEEVLEVPSLIEIQKESYRWFLDEGLGEVFADISPIEDYTGNLILEFVDYKLEEEPKYSVAESKERDMTYSSPIKVKVRLINKETGEVKEQEVFMGDFPLMTDTGTFIINGAERVIVSQLVRSPGVYYNSEYDKSGNRLFSSTLIPNRGAWLEYETDSNGVVSVRIDRTRKQPITILLRALGYSRDQQIIDLIGEDERLLASLEKDNTANQEEALLEIYKKLRPGEPPTVESATSLLHSLFFDPKRYDLAKVGRYKFNKKLSISSRIMYRKAAENIIDPKTGEILVETEQKITRRMAEKIQNTGINEVSVFSDENQPIKVIGNQFVDIREYVNPKTSKLKVKKMAYYPVLKEILEKCDTDEAICEAINERYRELEPKHILVSDIIASISYIFNMAHEIGHVDDIDHLGNRRLRSVGELLQNQFRIGLSRMERVVKERMTIQDVDLVTPQALINIRPVVASIKEFFGSSQLSQFMDQTNPLAELTHKRRLSALGPGGLSRERAGFEVRDVHHSHYGRMCPIETPEGPNIGLINSLSTYARVNEYGFIEVPYRKIIQEEGRVTEDVEYLTADEEDLVTIAQANEPLDEEGHFINKRVASRTLDGAIDVVPREEADYMDVSPKQIVSVATAMIPFLENDDANRALMGSNMQRQAVPLLRAEAPIIGTGMEYKAALDSGVVVLAKNAGVVDRVTGTEIVIQRNDNAQKDHYKLLKFKRSNQGTCVNQKPIVSKGQQISAGEVIADGPSTHEGEIALGKNCLIGFMAWEGYNYEDAILINERLVKDDVMTSIHIEEYEADARDTKLGPEEITRDIPNVGEDSLKDLDERGIIRIGAEVQSGDILVGKVTPKGETELTAEERLLRAIFGEKAREVRDTSLKVPHGESGIVVDVKVFTRENGDELSPGVNELVRVYIAKKRKINVGDKVAGRHGNKGVISRILPEEDMPFLEDGTPLDVVLNPLGVPSRMNIGQVLEVHLGMAAKALGWEVATPVFDGADEHDVMDALGEAGYPKSGKIQLIDGRTGELFDNPVTVGYMYMLKLHHLVDDKIHARSTGPYSLVTQQPLGGKAQFGGQRFGEMEVWALEAYGASHTLQEILTVKSDDVIGRVKTYECIVKGETIPEPGVPESFKVLIKELQSLALNIQVLTDDNAEVELKEAGEEEVIEANMDEVILAPPIEAEKNPENTMDQEMEKTESNDINDVEEFEASMLSITSDEENTLETEESNESFMDEEEN, from the coding sequence TGGCAACAAAGAGCGTATGAGTTATTCAAGAATTGAAGAGGTTCTTGAAGTTCCAAGTTTGATCGAAATTCAAAAGGAATCTTACCGTTGGTTTTTGGACGAGGGTCTTGGAGAAGTATTTGCCGATATTTCCCCTATTGAAGACTACACCGGTAACCTGATCTTGGAGTTTGTTGATTACAAGTTGGAAGAAGAGCCTAAATACAGCGTTGCAGAATCAAAAGAAAGAGACATGACCTACTCATCTCCCATAAAGGTGAAAGTTCGACTTATTAATAAGGAGACGGGAGAAGTAAAAGAGCAAGAAGTGTTCATGGGCGATTTTCCACTCATGACGGACACCGGTACCTTCATTATAAATGGTGCTGAACGAGTTATCGTGAGTCAATTGGTACGATCTCCGGGCGTTTACTACAACTCGGAATATGACAAATCGGGTAATCGGCTTTTTTCATCAACATTAATACCGAATAGAGGAGCCTGGTTAGAATATGAAACAGACTCCAATGGCGTTGTGTCCGTACGGATCGATCGTACTAGAAAGCAACCTATTACAATTCTTTTAAGAGCTTTGGGCTATTCGAGAGATCAGCAAATCATTGATTTGATTGGTGAAGATGAACGTTTGTTAGCATCTTTAGAAAAAGACAACACAGCCAACCAAGAAGAAGCATTGCTGGAAATATATAAAAAATTACGACCAGGTGAACCGCCGACAGTAGAAAGCGCCACCTCTCTTTTGCATTCCTTATTTTTCGATCCTAAACGATATGATTTGGCGAAGGTAGGTCGCTATAAGTTTAACAAAAAACTGTCTATTTCGAGTCGTATCATGTATCGTAAGGCTGCAGAAAATATCATTGATCCAAAAACAGGCGAAATTTTAGTAGAAACGGAACAGAAAATCACACGACGAATGGCAGAAAAAATCCAAAATACTGGGATTAATGAGGTGTCTGTTTTTTCAGATGAAAATCAGCCAATCAAAGTAATTGGAAATCAATTCGTGGATATACGTGAGTATGTTAACCCTAAAACTTCAAAACTTAAGGTGAAAAAAATGGCCTACTACCCTGTTTTGAAGGAAATACTTGAAAAATGTGATACCGACGAAGCGATATGTGAAGCCATTAATGAACGATATCGAGAATTAGAACCAAAACATATTTTAGTGTCTGATATCATTGCATCTATCAGCTACATTTTCAATATGGCTCATGAAATTGGTCATGTAGATGATATTGACCACTTAGGCAACAGACGTTTAAGATCTGTTGGTGAACTGTTGCAAAACCAGTTTCGGATAGGCTTATCACGTATGGAAAGAGTTGTTAAAGAAAGAATGACAATTCAGGATGTTGATTTAGTGACACCACAAGCGCTGATTAATATTCGACCGGTTGTTGCTTCTATTAAAGAATTTTTTGGAAGTTCTCAGCTATCCCAGTTTATGGATCAAACGAATCCACTGGCAGAACTAACTCACAAGAGAAGACTTTCGGCTCTTGGGCCTGGAGGACTTTCCAGAGAGCGTGCCGGATTTGAAGTAAGAGACGTGCATCATTCGCATTATGGAAGAATGTGTCCTATAGAAACCCCTGAAGGGCCTAACATTGGTCTTATCAACTCTTTGAGTACCTATGCGCGAGTGAATGAATATGGATTTATCGAAGTGCCTTATCGAAAGATAATTCAGGAAGAAGGCAGGGTTACAGAAGATGTCGAGTACCTGACGGCCGACGAGGAAGATTTGGTAACGATAGCTCAGGCGAATGAACCTTTAGACGAAGAGGGTCATTTTATAAACAAGCGAGTTGCCTCCCGAACACTTGATGGAGCGATTGATGTAGTGCCTAGAGAAGAAGCGGATTACATGGATGTATCGCCAAAGCAAATTGTTTCGGTGGCAACGGCAATGATACCTTTCTTGGAAAATGATGACGCTAACCGGGCTCTTATGGGTTCAAACATGCAACGTCAGGCAGTTCCGTTGTTGCGTGCTGAAGCGCCTATTATAGGGACAGGAATGGAATATAAAGCGGCATTGGATTCAGGTGTGGTTGTTTTAGCGAAAAATGCCGGTGTAGTTGATCGAGTTACAGGAACAGAAATTGTTATTCAGAGAAATGATAATGCTCAAAAGGATCACTATAAGTTATTGAAGTTCAAACGGTCCAATCAAGGTACTTGTGTTAATCAAAAACCCATTGTGAGCAAAGGACAGCAAATATCCGCTGGTGAAGTTATTGCTGACGGTCCTTCGACCCACGAAGGTGAAATAGCCCTTGGGAAAAACTGTCTTATTGGGTTTATGGCTTGGGAAGGCTATAACTATGAAGATGCTATTTTGATCAATGAACGACTGGTTAAAGACGATGTAATGACATCGATTCATATTGAAGAATATGAAGCGGATGCAAGAGATACAAAGCTAGGACCTGAAGAGATAACAAGAGACATCCCTAATGTAGGGGAAGACTCCCTAAAGGACCTGGATGAACGGGGCATTATTAGAATAGGAGCAGAGGTTCAATCTGGCGATATTTTGGTAGGAAAAGTTACTCCAAAAGGAGAAACGGAGTTAACGGCTGAAGAAAGACTGCTAAGAGCCATTTTTGGAGAAAAAGCTAGAGAAGTGAGGGATACTTCTTTGAAAGTTCCTCACGGTGAGTCAGGGATTGTGGTGGATGTAAAAGTATTTACGAGAGAAAATGGCGATGAGCTTTCACCAGGTGTGAATGAACTTGTTCGAGTCTACATTGCTAAGAAACGGAAAATTAATGTTGGAGATAAAGTGGCAGGTAGACATGGAAACAAAGGGGTTATCTCCAGAATACTTCCGGAAGAAGATATGCCGTTTTTAGAAGATGGAACACCCTTAGACGTTGTTTTAAATCCTTTGGGCGTACCTTCAAGGATGAACATTGGTCAAGTGCTGGAGGTTCATCTTGGGATGGCAGCGAAGGCTCTGGGCTGGGAAGTTGCAACACCAGTCTTTGACGGAGCAGATGAACATGACGTTATGGATGCCCTGGGAGAAGCGGGATATCCCAAATCTGGTAAAATCCAGCTGATTGACGGAAGAACTGGTGAGCTGTTTGATAACCCTGTAACCGTAGGGTATATGTATATGTTAAAGCTACATCATCTAGTAGATGATAAAATACATGCGAGAAGCACCGGACCATATTCTCTAGTAACACAACAACCGCTGGGCGGGAAAGCGCAGTTTGGTGGGCAACGTTTTGGAGAAATGGAAGTTTGGGCTCTTGAAGCCTATGGAGCCTCACATACACTTCAAGAAATATTGACTGTAAAATCAGATGATGTTATTGGAAGGGTAAAAACGTATGAGTGCATCGTAAAAGGAGAAACAATTCCGGAACCAGGTGTGCCAGAATCTTTCAAGGTTCTAATCAAAGAACTGCAGAGTCTTGCTCTAAATATTCAGGTGTTGACAGATGATAATGCAGAAGTGGAACTGAAAGAAGCAGGAGAAGAAGAAGTGATAGAAGCTAATATGGATGAAGTTATTCTTGCTCCACCGATAGAAGCGGAAAAAAATCCTGAAAATACTATGGATCAAGAAATGGAAAAAACGGAAAGTAATGATATAAACGATGTTGAAGAGTTTGAAGCGTCAATGCTTTCTATTACTTCTGATGAAGAAAACACTCTGGAGACAGAGGAGTCAAATGAAAGCTTTATGGATGAAGAAGAAAATTGA
- the rpoC gene encoding DNA-directed RNA polymerase subunit beta' yields the protein MFELNNFKSIRISLAAPDKIRQWSRGEVKKPETINYRTLKPEKEGLFCEKIFGPTKDWECHCGKYKRVRYKGVICDRCGVEVTKSKVRRDRMGHIELAAPVSHIWYFKGIPSRMGLLLDMSPRSLEKVLYFAAYVVTDAGESHLTHKQILTEKEFAEAMEHARKTGNYFKASMGAEAIKILLSQIDLEELNEELRQRLADSSGQKRVRTIRRLEVVDAFRKSGNNPEWMIMDVVPVIPPDLRPMVQLDGGRFATSDLNDLYRRVINRNNRLKRLLDLGAPDIIVRNEKRMLQESVDALIDNGRRGKPVTGPGNRPLKSLSDMLKGKQGRFRQNLLGKRVDYSGRSVIVVGPELAFHQCGLPKKMALELFKPFVMKNLVAQGHAHNIKSAKRMVEKVRPEVWDVLEEVIKNHPVLLNRAPTLHRLGIQAFEPTLVEGKAIKLHPLVCTAYNADFDGDQMAVHVPLSDSAQEEARSLMLSPNNILAPKDGQPITTPTQDMVLGTYYLTVEIPDSQGEGMYFKDYEEMLMAYYTGKVNLHARVKVRFKQEDGQENHTVESTVGRFIFNESIPQDLGFVDRNKDPHGLEIDFVCDKKALGRIISKCFRKHGNYATAKMLDYIKFMGFKYSTKGAITIAVSDMEVPKEKAELIKEAEERVDQYEKVFRRGLISDDERYEKVMNVWEETTGKVTDALMEGLDSMNNVFIMAQSGARGSKNQIRQLGGMRGLMSNASGHTVEVPIKSNFREGLTVLEYFISTHGARKGLADTALRTADSGYLTRRLVDVSQDVIIREDDCGTEEGITVEAFKDGKEVIEELYDRLVGRYLLEDAIDTKTGAVILEKGKMVLEEDAEAMIEAGIEKIKIRSILNCKTKYGICKVCYGRNLATGKQVEVGEAVGIIAAQSIGEPGTQLTMRTFHTGGVAGADITQGLPRVEELFEARKPKGLAIISEIDGYVTVQENKKKREVFVKNGEEEKEYEIPYGSRIKVRDGQWIEAADEITEGSVNPHDILKIKGVIGVQNYIIKEVQRVYRLQGVDINDKHIEVIVRQMLSKTKIEEDPQAAMLPGALESIYTIDEMNALREKEGTEEVKGRRVLLGITKASLATESFLSAASFQETTRVLTEAAIKGKEDFLIGLKENVIIGKLIPAGTGMEKYKNIALDMESDVETMEQSIEPELVAVDE from the coding sequence TTGTTTGAATTAAATAATTTTAAGTCGATCCGAATCTCGCTGGCGGCGCCAGATAAAATCCGGCAATGGTCCAGAGGTGAAGTGAAAAAACCGGAAACCATCAATTACCGAACATTAAAACCTGAAAAAGAAGGGTTGTTTTGTGAAAAGATATTTGGACCTACCAAAGACTGGGAATGCCATTGTGGAAAGTATAAGCGCGTAAGATACAAAGGCGTTATTTGCGATCGTTGTGGTGTTGAAGTTACAAAATCTAAAGTGCGTAGAGATCGGATGGGGCATATAGAGCTGGCAGCACCTGTTTCTCATATTTGGTACTTCAAAGGAATTCCCAGCAGAATGGGCCTTTTACTAGACATGTCTCCCAGATCACTGGAAAAAGTTCTTTACTTTGCGGCCTACGTGGTAACGGATGCTGGGGAAAGTCATTTAACCCATAAGCAAATATTAACAGAAAAAGAGTTTGCGGAAGCTATGGAACACGCTAGAAAAACGGGAAATTATTTCAAAGCTTCCATGGGTGCAGAGGCAATTAAAATTCTTTTAAGTCAAATAGACTTAGAAGAATTGAATGAAGAGCTACGGCAAAGGCTTGCTGACAGCTCAGGTCAAAAAAGAGTAAGGACGATCAGGCGACTAGAGGTTGTAGATGCATTTCGTAAGTCCGGCAACAATCCTGAATGGATGATAATGGATGTTGTGCCGGTAATTCCTCCAGATTTAAGACCTATGGTTCAGCTTGATGGTGGAAGGTTTGCAACTTCTGATCTGAATGATTTGTATCGACGAGTCATTAATAGAAACAATAGATTGAAGCGTTTACTGGACTTAGGCGCTCCGGATATTATTGTTCGCAATGAAAAGAGAATGTTACAAGAATCAGTAGATGCTTTAATCGATAATGGGCGTAGGGGAAAACCGGTAACAGGACCGGGGAACAGACCTTTAAAATCCTTATCAGATATGTTGAAAGGAAAACAGGGACGATTCCGGCAGAACTTGCTAGGAAAGCGAGTTGACTATTCGGGGAGATCTGTTATTGTTGTAGGTCCTGAACTGGCATTTCACCAGTGCGGTCTTCCGAAAAAAATGGCATTAGAACTTTTTAAGCCCTTTGTAATGAAAAACTTAGTTGCTCAGGGGCATGCTCATAATATTAAAAGCGCTAAACGAATGGTGGAAAAAGTACGACCAGAAGTATGGGATGTTTTAGAAGAAGTTATAAAAAATCATCCAGTACTTTTGAATAGAGCACCTACCCTTCACCGCCTCGGCATTCAAGCCTTTGAACCGACTTTGGTGGAAGGAAAAGCTATTAAACTTCATCCTTTAGTATGTACGGCTTATAATGCTGATTTTGATGGAGATCAAATGGCTGTTCACGTTCCACTTTCTGATTCGGCACAGGAAGAAGCAAGAAGCTTGATGCTTTCTCCCAATAACATCCTTGCACCTAAAGATGGCCAACCAATCACCACACCAACCCAGGATATGGTACTGGGGACATACTACCTAACGGTTGAAATCCCAGATAGTCAGGGCGAAGGGATGTATTTTAAGGATTACGAAGAAATGCTGATGGCATATTACACTGGCAAGGTAAATCTTCATGCAAGAGTGAAGGTTCGATTTAAACAAGAAGACGGACAAGAAAACCATACAGTGGAGAGTACCGTTGGCAGGTTTATTTTCAACGAAAGCATACCACAAGATTTAGGGTTTGTTGATCGCAACAAAGATCCTCACGGATTGGAAATCGACTTTGTTTGTGATAAAAAGGCCTTGGGACGCATTATATCAAAGTGTTTCAGAAAACACGGTAACTATGCTACGGCAAAAATGCTGGACTATATTAAGTTTATGGGATTCAAATACTCTACCAAAGGTGCAATCACCATAGCTGTTTCAGATATGGAAGTGCCGAAGGAAAAGGCTGAACTAATTAAAGAAGCTGAAGAAAGAGTAGACCAATACGAAAAAGTCTTCAGAAGAGGTCTAATCTCTGACGATGAGCGATATGAAAAGGTTATGAATGTTTGGGAAGAAACTACTGGCAAAGTTACTGATGCACTAATGGAAGGCTTGGACAGCATGAACAATGTCTTCATTATGGCACAATCCGGTGCGCGTGGTAGTAAAAACCAGATTCGACAGCTTGGCGGTATGCGTGGCCTCATGTCCAATGCCAGTGGTCATACAGTGGAAGTTCCTATTAAATCAAATTTCCGGGAAGGACTCACCGTACTGGAATACTTTATATCAACTCATGGTGCCAGAAAAGGATTAGCAGATACAGCTCTTAGAACAGCGGATTCTGGATACTTGACGAGAAGGTTGGTTGATGTCAGTCAGGATGTTATTATAAGAGAAGATGATTGTGGTACAGAAGAAGGTATTACCGTTGAAGCGTTTAAAGACGGAAAAGAAGTAATAGAAGAGTTGTACGACAGACTTGTCGGAAGGTACTTGCTTGAAGACGCTATCGACACAAAAACCGGTGCCGTCATCCTTGAAAAAGGAAAAATGGTACTAGAAGAAGATGCAGAAGCCATGATAGAAGCGGGTATTGAAAAAATTAAAATACGATCAATTCTTAACTGCAAGACAAAGTACGGAATATGTAAAGTTTGTTACGGAAGAAATCTGGCAACCGGAAAGCAAGTAGAAGTAGGTGAAGCGGTAGGGATTATTGCCGCCCAATCTATTGGAGAACCAGGAACTCAATTGACTATGAGAACATTCCATACTGGCGGGGTAGCCGGAGCGGATATTACACAAGGTCTTCCGAGGGTTGAAGAACTTTTTGAAGCAAGAAAACCTAAGGGTCTGGCTATTATTAGTGAGATCGATGGTTATGTAACGGTACAAGAAAACAAGAAGAAGAGAGAAGTCTTTGTAAAGAATGGGGAAGAAGAGAAAGAATACGAAATTCCTTACGGTTCAAGGATTAAAGTTCGAGATGGGCAATGGATTGAAGCAGCTGATGAAATTACCGAAGGATCTGTTAATCCTCACGATATCCTGAAAATTAAAGGTGTAATCGGGGTTCAGAACTACATTATTAAAGAAGTTCAAAGAGTATATCGATTACAAGGGGTAGACATTAACGATAAGCACATAGAGGTAATTGTGCGTCAGATGTTATCTAAAACAAAAATAGAAGAAGATCCGCAGGCGGCTATGCTTCCTGGAGCTTTAGAAAGTATTTACACAATAGACGAAATGAACGCTTTGCGTGAAAAAGAAGGAACAGAAGAAGTGAAGGGCAGAAGAGTGTTGTTAGGAATCACGAAAGCTTCCTTAGCGACAGAATCCTTCTTGTCTGCAGCATCTTTCCAGGAAACAACGAGAGTGCTTACG